A region from the Natronomonas salsuginis genome encodes:
- a CDS encoding sensor histidine kinase produces MSNRDSIHRLRSKTTLRAPITEPRSLMFDRQRRTFFVALLVTVGVAFAVAGLTLWFVLIRPQTTALNQAVLGIIVHVLFGYVVMMAGVSIARNKFSIHQCVTAVKWCFGGAAFMGLLAVWRALPELRAGANLLGILNELVLIGSVGAAAGVLVGLNRGQAIRNRELVSQKETREETLVFLLRLLDHDIGNHLFAISNHARSIRPSTFDPSPTPSEAIEERAANIERLLETANVVLESETGDTSFDRVDLSSVIREQANIVRADVPDVDLCVELTDELYVECDRFVGDVFRNLLENAVVHNPSDDLTVTVTGSVVDDAVEVAIEDDGVGIPDDVREDLFDPGVRGDVSPGDGIGLYLVRKFVKSYDGSISMSDRSPNGTRFQLRFPRAAIDNSSS; encoded by the coding sequence GTGAGCAACCGTGATTCGATTCATCGACTCCGCTCGAAGACAACGCTCCGCGCCCCCATCACGGAGCCTCGCTCGCTGATGTTCGATCGCCAGCGGCGAACGTTTTTTGTCGCACTGCTCGTGACGGTCGGCGTCGCGTTCGCCGTCGCGGGACTGACGCTGTGGTTCGTGCTGATACGACCGCAGACGACGGCGCTCAATCAGGCCGTGTTGGGCATCATCGTTCACGTGCTGTTCGGCTACGTCGTCATGATGGCGGGCGTCAGTATCGCTCGCAACAAGTTTTCCATACACCAGTGCGTCACCGCCGTCAAGTGGTGTTTCGGCGGCGCGGCGTTCATGGGTCTTCTGGCCGTCTGGCGGGCCCTCCCCGAACTCAGAGCGGGAGCTAACCTCTTGGGGATCTTGAACGAACTCGTCCTCATCGGATCCGTCGGGGCCGCGGCCGGGGTCCTCGTCGGACTGAATCGGGGACAAGCGATCCGAAATCGGGAACTCGTCTCACAGAAGGAAACCCGCGAGGAGACGCTGGTCTTTCTGCTGCGGTTGCTCGACCACGACATCGGCAACCACCTCTTTGCCATCTCGAACCACGCCCGCTCGATCAGGCCGTCGACCTTCGATCCCTCACCCACGCCATCCGAGGCGATCGAGGAGCGGGCGGCGAACATAGAGCGACTCCTCGAGACGGCGAACGTGGTGCTCGAATCGGAGACGGGCGATACAAGCTTCGACCGCGTCGATCTCTCGTCGGTCATTCGAGAGCAGGCGAACATCGTCCGCGCCGATGTCCCCGACGTCGATCTGTGCGTGGAACTTACCGACGAGCTGTACGTCGAATGCGATCGGTTCGTCGGTGACGTGTTCAGAAACCTCCTGGAGAACGCCGTCGTTCACAACCCGTCCGACGATCTCACAGTCACCGTTACGGGCTCTGTCGTCGACGACGCGGTGGAGGTCGCCATCGAGGACGATGGGGTCGGAATCCCGGACGACGTTCGCGAAGACCTTTTCGATCCCGGCGTCCGAGGTGACGTGAGCCCGGGGGACGGAATCGGTCTCTATCTCGTGAGAAAGTTCGTCAAAAGTTACGACGGCAGTATTTCGATGTCTGACCGCTCGCCCAACGGGACACGGTTTCAGCTGCGGTTCCCGCGCGCAGCGATCGACAACAGTTCGTCGTAG
- a CDS encoding class II fumarate hydratase encodes MTDEDTDYRIERDSLGEMNVPADAYWGAQTQRAVENFPVSGIVFGRRFIRALGIVKKAAAEANLELGLLEEDKAEAIVEAADEVIAGDLDDQFPVDVFQTGSGTSSNMNANEVIANRATEIYGGEIGTREIHPNDHVNYGQSSNDVIPTAMHVAALEAVEKDTIPGLEVLASELAEKEDAFNDVVKTGRTHLQDATPVRLGQEFGGYRTQIEKGIDRIEATRERLGELALGGTAVGTGLNTHPEFPELAAANIADETGLAFREADNHFEAQAAHDAMSEGHGALRTVAGSMNKIANDLRLLASGPRNGLGEVEQPENQPGSSIMPGKINPVVAESVNQVHKQVVGNDAAVAAGAARGEIDLNLYKPVLAHNFLESAELIANSAETFGERFVGKLQANVDHCKKQVDQSMALATALNPAIGYDKASKVAKQALAEGKSVREVAIEGGYLTEDEADEVLDPRAMTERVILGDD; translated from the coding sequence ATGACGGACGAAGACACGGACTACCGGATCGAACGCGACAGTCTCGGCGAGATGAACGTCCCCGCGGACGCCTACTGGGGCGCACAGACCCAGCGAGCCGTCGAGAACTTCCCGGTTTCCGGGATCGTGTTCGGCCGGCGCTTCATTCGCGCGCTCGGCATCGTGAAGAAGGCGGCCGCCGAGGCGAATCTCGAGCTCGGGCTCCTCGAGGAGGACAAAGCCGAGGCGATCGTTGAGGCGGCTGACGAGGTCATCGCCGGCGACCTCGACGACCAGTTCCCGGTCGACGTGTTCCAGACCGGCTCGGGGACGTCCTCGAACATGAACGCGAACGAGGTGATCGCGAACCGCGCCACAGAGATCTACGGTGGTGAGATCGGCACCCGCGAGATCCACCCGAACGACCACGTCAACTACGGCCAATCGAGCAACGACGTGATCCCCACAGCCATGCACGTGGCCGCGCTCGAAGCCGTGGAAAAAGATACCATCCCGGGGCTCGAAGTGCTCGCCTCGGAACTGGCCGAGAAGGAGGATGCCTTCAACGATGTTGTAAAGACGGGGCGAACGCATCTTCAGGACGCGACGCCGGTGCGTCTCGGTCAGGAGTTTGGCGGCTACCGGACACAGATCGAGAAGGGGATCGACCGGATCGAAGCGACCCGCGAGCGACTCGGTGAACTCGCGCTGGGCGGCACGGCGGTCGGCACGGGGCTCAACACCCATCCGGAGTTCCCCGAACTCGCCGCCGCAAACATCGCCGATGAGACCGGCCTCGCGTTCCGCGAAGCCGACAACCACTTCGAGGCGCAGGCGGCACACGACGCGATGAGCGAGGGTCATGGCGCGCTCCGAACGGTCGCCGGCTCGATGAACAAGATCGCGAACGATCTTCGGCTGCTGGCGTCGGGGCCGCGAAACGGCCTGGGTGAGGTCGAGCAGCCCGAAAACCAGCCTGGAAGCTCGATCATGCCCGGCAAGATCAACCCGGTGGTCGCCGAGTCAGTCAATCAGGTCCACAAGCAGGTCGTCGGCAACGACGCGGCGGTCGCGGCCGGCGCCGCACGCGGCGAGATCGACCTGAACCTCTACAAGCCGGTGCTCGCGCACAACTTCCTCGAGAGCGCCGAACTCATCGCCAACAGCGCCGAGACGTTCGGTGAGCGCTTCGTCGGCAAGCTGCAGGCCAACGTCGACCACTGCAAGAAACAGGTCGATCAGTCGATGGCACTCGCGACGGCGCTCAATCCGGCGATCGGCTACGATAAGGCCTCAAAGGTCGCAAAGCAGGCGCTCGCCGAAGGGAAGTCGGTTCGAGAAGTCGCGATCGAGGGCGGTTATCTCACCGAAGACGAGGCCGACGAGGTCCTCGATCCACGCGCGATGACCGAGCGCGTCATCCTCGGCGACGACTGA
- the fen gene encoding flap endonuclease-1: protein MGNADLRQLAVIEPKPFAELTGSVVAIDAHNWLYRYLTTTVRFTSSSIYTTHQGVEVANLIGVVQGLPKFLEADMTPIFVFDGGVTELKTDEVESRRNQRERYESELEAARAGEADAAEISTLESRTQRLTETIQETTRELLKLLDVPIVEAPAEGEAQAAHMARYGDVDYAGSEDYDTLLLGAPYTLRGLTSSGDPECMDFERTLESLELTWEGLVDAAILMGTDFNEGIAGVGPKTAVKLVREHGDLYGALDARGESIPHADRIRAMFLDPAVTDEYGYDTDIDPDIDAARTYVTEQWEIPADEVERGFERIEDAVVQTGLDRWS from the coding sequence ATGGGTAATGCGGATCTCAGGCAGTTGGCGGTGATCGAGCCCAAGCCGTTCGCGGAGCTCACCGGTTCGGTCGTGGCGATCGATGCCCACAACTGGCTCTATCGGTATCTGACGACCACCGTCCGGTTCACGTCGAGTTCGATATATACGACTCACCAAGGGGTCGAGGTGGCGAACCTCATCGGCGTCGTTCAGGGACTCCCGAAGTTCCTCGAAGCAGACATGACACCGATCTTCGTCTTCGATGGCGGGGTCACTGAGCTGAAGACCGACGAGGTCGAGAGCCGTCGAAACCAACGCGAGCGGTACGAATCGGAGCTCGAAGCGGCACGGGCGGGCGAAGCGGACGCGGCGGAAATATCGACGCTCGAATCCCGAACCCAACGGCTGACCGAGACGATCCAAGAGACGACCCGGGAGTTATTAAAACTCCTCGACGTTCCGATCGTTGAGGCACCGGCAGAAGGGGAAGCGCAAGCGGCGCACATGGCGCGGTACGGCGACGTCGATTACGCCGGTTCGGAGGACTACGACACGCTCCTGTTAGGCGCGCCGTACACGCTTCGGGGGCTGACAAGCAGCGGTGACCCCGAGTGTATGGATTTCGAGCGGACGCTCGAATCGCTCGAGCTGACCTGGGAGGGACTCGTCGACGCCGCGATCTTGATGGGGACGGACTTCAACGAGGGGATCGCGGGTGTCGGGCCGAAGACCGCCGTGAAGCTCGTTCGCGAGCACGGCGATCTGTACGGCGCACTCGACGCGCGCGGCGAATCGATCCCGCACGCTGACCGGATCCGCGCGATGTTCTTGGATCCGGCGGTCACGGACGAGTACGGCTACGACACGGATATCGACCCCGATATCGACGCCGCTCGAACGTACGTCACGGAGCAGTGGGAGATCCCGGCCGACGAGGTCGAGCGGGGGTTCGAGCGGATCGAGGACGCCGTCGTCCAAACCGGGCTCGACCGCTGGAGCTAA
- a CDS encoding NAD(P)/FAD-dependent oxidoreductase, with translation MTDEAEHRRLIIAGSGIAGLTAAIYAARSNNEPLVLEGPEPGGQLTLTTDVANYPGFPEGIGGPELVNNMKSQAKRFGAEVDHGVVVDVDPGTPHRVELQDGTVYTADAFIAASGASARTLGVPGEDELMGYGVSTCATCDGAFFRDEDMIVVGGGDAACEEAAFLTKFADTVYVVHRREEFRAEDYWIDRLRELEAEGKVEILTNTELLEIRGSPEAGIEGASLARHPDGHPTEKLDDADTERFEMAVGAVFMAIGHTPNTDYLEGTGVEMDETGYIETIGGDGGGQTKTGVDGIFGAGDVVDHHYQQAITAGGMGCKAAIDADGYLEDLERATEASVDTAAADDD, from the coding sequence ATGACTGACGAGGCCGAACACCGCCGGCTCATCATCGCCGGCTCCGGAATCGCGGGACTGACCGCGGCCATCTACGCCGCGCGATCGAACAACGAGCCACTCGTGCTCGAAGGTCCCGAACCCGGCGGGCAACTGACGCTGACGACCGACGTCGCGAACTACCCCGGCTTTCCGGAGGGGATCGGCGGCCCCGAACTCGTGAACAACATGAAGTCGCAGGCCAAGCGGTTCGGAGCCGAGGTCGATCACGGCGTCGTCGTCGATGTCGATCCGGGGACGCCGCATCGCGTCGAGCTTCAGGACGGGACGGTGTACACCGCGGACGCGTTCATCGCCGCTTCGGGGGCGTCGGCGCGGACACTCGGCGTTCCGGGAGAGGACGAACTCATGGGCTATGGGGTCTCGACGTGTGCGACCTGTGACGGTGCGTTCTTCCGCGACGAGGACATGATCGTGGTCGGCGGCGGCGACGCGGCCTGCGAAGAGGCCGCCTTCCTCACCAAGTTCGCCGATACTGTCTACGTCGTGCACCGTCGCGAAGAGTTCCGCGCGGAGGACTACTGGATCGACCGGCTCCGCGAACTCGAAGCCGAGGGCAAAGTCGAGATCCTCACGAACACCGAACTGCTCGAGATACGCGGCTCGCCGGAGGCGGGCATCGAGGGCGCGTCTTTGGCGCGTCATCCCGACGGCCACCCGACCGAGAAACTCGACGATGCCGACACCGAGCGATTCGAGATGGCCGTCGGCGCGGTGTTCATGGCGATCGGCCACACGCCAAACACCGATTACCTGGAGGGGACCGGCGTCGAGATGGACGAGACGGGGTACATCGAGACGATCGGCGGCGACGGCGGCGGGCAGACGAAGACCGGGGTCGACGGTATCTTCGGCGCGGGCGACGTGGTGGATCACCACTACCAGCAGGCGATCACGGCCGGCGGGATGGGTTGTAAGGCCGCGATCGATGCCGACGGCTATCTCGAGGATCTCGAACGCGCGACGGAGGCGTCCGTCGACACCGCGGCGGCGGACGACGACTGA
- a CDS encoding DUF7545 family protein: protein MADDTITLRIEGDDETDEVTLPAEMLDLMRENDESDPEIVGDLALFSCAQRIHATVHHADGGDTEQYRAIEELTMELFEDRFGASYAELTGHQH, encoded by the coding sequence ATGGCAGACGATACGATCACGCTACGGATCGAAGGCGACGACGAGACGGACGAGGTCACGCTCCCGGCCGAAATGCTCGACCTGATGCGGGAGAACGACGAGAGCGACCCCGAGATCGTCGGCGACCTCGCGCTCTTTTCGTGCGCCCAACGGATCCACGCGACGGTCCACCACGCCGACGGCGGCGACACCGAGCAGTACCGCGCGATCGAAGAGTTGACCATGGAGCTGTTCGAGGACCGCTTCGGCGCGAGCTACGCCGAACTTACCGGTCACCAACACTAA
- a CDS encoding rod shape-determining protein: MSETEAETDETDTHEQADTEPEPSDDAVVPVGVKLGSTRTVIVYPSPDGEDTETVRTLTCLATYEDVLTGEERILYGEEAATEYPDTVEFMLRSGLPEDEESAESAATFFTELLKSNDVPENSAVVYAIPTIDNEAGLANLESVVEGSHIGTELVRSYPESLCGALPAFEDGLGAINDIFVTINMGSTNLEVCAYRRGEQLVPLSTGSITGNEVDRRVANYVEEETQGRVNIDLTTAREYKEEHADFEAFEPFTDVIQQPGGGSHEFTIEHSVMDACDEYVDEVVDEVANSFLPELANSYMKVYQLALDQPIVVTGGMACLPGIAAEIERRLTDELQRDVEIVRADRPDLAAAEGAHEIANHLADGL, from the coding sequence ATGAGTGAAACGGAAGCCGAGACTGACGAAACCGATACCCACGAGCAGGCGGACACGGAACCGGAACCGTCGGACGACGCCGTCGTCCCGGTCGGCGTCAAACTCGGCAGCACGCGAACCGTCATCGTCTATCCGTCTCCGGACGGCGAGGACACCGAAACTGTTCGAACGCTCACCTGTCTCGCGACCTACGAGGACGTGCTTACCGGCGAGGAACGGATACTCTACGGCGAGGAGGCCGCGACCGAGTACCCCGACACCGTGGAGTTCATGCTCCGCTCGGGACTCCCAGAGGACGAGGAGAGCGCCGAATCCGCGGCGACGTTCTTCACAGAACTGTTAAAATCGAACGACGTCCCGGAGAACAGCGCCGTCGTCTACGCGATTCCCACGATCGACAACGAGGCCGGGCTGGCGAACCTCGAATCCGTCGTCGAGGGAAGCCACATCGGAACGGAGCTCGTCCGCAGCTACCCCGAGTCGCTCTGTGGCGCCCTTCCGGCGTTCGAAGACGGCCTCGGCGCGATCAACGACATCTTCGTGACGATCAACATGGGATCGACCAATCTCGAAGTGTGCGCCTACCGACGCGGCGAACAGCTCGTTCCGCTCTCGACCGGGTCGATCACCGGCAACGAAGTCGACCGTCGAGTCGCGAACTACGTCGAAGAGGAGACGCAGGGACGCGTCAACATCGACCTCACGACGGCACGAGAGTACAAAGAGGAACACGCCGATTTCGAGGCGTTCGAGCCGTTCACCGACGTGATCCAACAGCCCGGCGGCGGTTCCCACGAGTTCACTATCGAACACAGCGTGATGGACGCCTGCGACGAGTACGTCGACGAGGTCGTCGACGAGGTCGCAAACAGCTTCCTCCCCGAACTGGCGAACAGCTACATGAAGGTCTACCAGCTCGCGCTCGATCAGCCGATCGTGGTGACCGGCGGGATGGCGTGTCTCCCCGGAATCGCGGCGGAGATCGAGCGGCGACTGACCGACGAACTCCAGCGCGACGTCGAGATCGTGCGGGCTGACCGTCCGGACCTGGCCGCGGCGGAGGGTGCCCACGAGATCGCCAATCACCTCGCGGACGGGTTGTAA
- a CDS encoding BolA family protein — translation MTPEEVQARIEDAIESCEATVERARGEHDDDHLRATVVSPAFEGLSLVEQHQLVYDSLGDAMTTDIHALELTTRTPDA, via the coding sequence ATGACTCCAGAAGAAGTTCAGGCTCGAATCGAGGACGCGATCGAATCCTGCGAAGCGACGGTCGAGCGCGCCCGCGGCGAACACGACGACGACCATCTGCGCGCGACGGTCGTTTCGCCGGCGTTCGAGGGGCTCTCGCTCGTCGAGCAACACCAACTGGTGTACGATTCTCTCGGCGACGCGATGACGACCGACATCCACGCGCTGGAGCTCACGACCCGGACGCCGGACGCGTAG
- a CDS encoding MBL fold metallo-hydrolase, whose amino-acid sequence MSDPALGFELGVLSLGNTAFEGNNSTYLLGLEPNATTTLIDTGISIPETRQELRDGLGRYDLSFSDIERILLTHHHADHAGLTGEIQAESGCQVFAHEADAPLIAHDPDAVAAESDRMQRVIDEWGMPDGKQAELLAFLDSTSDVRGAAPDVTTFSDGRTFDLGSVELEAVHMPGHAAGLAGFAFEGRDGEEVFSGDALLPYYTPNVGGADTRVEMALEAYLETLVRIIDRGYTRAWPGHRGPIIDPAGRAADIVVHHRERTERVLSVLDAGSATPWEVSAELFGSLSSIHILHGPGEAFAHLEHLAAADVVSKTGRAFERVDPNPDLDSLFPDVSDALGPAGR is encoded by the coding sequence ATGAGCGATCCAGCGCTCGGATTCGAGTTGGGCGTCCTCTCGCTCGGCAACACGGCGTTCGAGGGGAACAACAGCACGTACCTCCTCGGCCTCGAGCCGAACGCCACCACGACACTGATCGATACGGGTATCTCGATACCCGAAACGCGCCAGGAACTTCGCGACGGACTCGGTCGATACGACCTGTCGTTTTCCGATATCGAGCGGATCCTCTTGACGCACCATCACGCAGACCACGCCGGGCTGACGGGCGAGATTCAGGCCGAAAGCGGGTGTCAGGTCTTCGCCCACGAGGCCGACGCACCGCTCATCGCACACGATCCCGACGCGGTAGCCGCGGAGTCGGATCGGATGCAGCGGGTGATCGACGAGTGGGGGATGCCGGACGGAAAGCAGGCGGAACTGCTCGCATTTCTCGACTCGACGTCCGATGTCCGCGGAGCGGCTCCGGACGTGACGACGTTTTCCGACGGCCGGACGTTCGACCTCGGCTCGGTCGAACTGGAGGCGGTCCACATGCCGGGGCACGCGGCTGGACTCGCAGGTTTCGCGTTCGAGGGGCGCGACGGCGAGGAGGTGTTCAGCGGCGACGCGCTGTTGCCGTACTACACGCCGAACGTCGGTGGCGCGGACACGCGCGTCGAGATGGCACTCGAGGCGTACCTCGAAACGCTCGTTCGGATCATCGATCGCGGGTACACGCGCGCGTGGCCCGGCCACCGCGGGCCGATCATCGATCCAGCCGGGCGGGCGGCGGACATCGTCGTTCATCACCGCGAGCGGACCGAGCGAGTGCTCTCGGTGCTCGATGCCGGCTCGGCGACGCCGTGGGAGGTCAGCGCCGAACTGTTCGGCTCGCTCTCGTCGATCCACATCCTCCACGGGCCGGGCGAAGCGTTCGCCCACCTCGAACATCTCGCGGCCGCGGACGTGGTATCGAAAACCGGTCGGGCGTTCGAGCGGGTCGATCCGAACCCGGATCTCGATTCGCTGTTCCCGGACGTATCCGACGCGCTGGGGCCCGCTGGGAGATGA
- a CDS encoding 2,5-diamino-6-(ribosylamino)-4(3H)-pyrimidinone 5'-phosphate reductase, whose protein sequence is MHVSVNAAVSADGKLSSRRREQIAISGDDDFARVDRLRAESDAVVVGVGTVLADDPSLVRYDETHRTSIRGETASPPARVVVDSSCRTPTNAAILAGDPETYVLTSDAAPESRLTALRDAGATALVAGEERVDLTDAFAAIETHGIERVMVEGGGELIFSLFKAALVDEITVYIGNTVIGGRDAPTLADGDGFVEAFPELELTSVERIDSGVVLAWHVS, encoded by the coding sequence ATGCACGTTTCGGTAAACGCCGCCGTGAGCGCCGACGGAAAGCTCTCCTCGCGACGACGCGAACAGATCGCAATAAGCGGCGACGACGATTTCGCCCGCGTCGATCGGCTCAGAGCGGAATCAGACGCTGTCGTCGTCGGGGTTGGGACGGTGCTCGCCGACGATCCGTCCCTCGTCAGATACGACGAGACGCACCGGACGTCGATTCGGGGGGAAACCGCATCACCGCCCGCCCGCGTCGTCGTCGATTCGTCCTGTCGGACGCCGACCAACGCGGCGATCCTGGCGGGGGATCCGGAGACCTACGTCCTGACGAGCGACGCCGCTCCCGAATCCCGACTGACGGCGCTTCGAGACGCCGGTGCCACGGCGCTCGTGGCGGGAGAAGAGAGAGTCGATCTGACCGACGCGTTCGCTGCCATCGAAACGCACGGTATCGAACGAGTGATGGTGGAGGGCGGCGGTGAGTTGATCTTCTCGCTGTTCAAGGCGGCGCTCGTCGACGAGATAACTGTCTACATCGGAAACACGGTGATCGGCGGTCGGGACGCACCGACGCTCGCCGACGGTGACGGGTTCGTCGAGGCGTTCCCCGAACTCGAACTGACGTCGGTCGAGCGGATCGATTCGGGCGTCGTTCTCGCCTGGCACGTCTCGTAG
- a CDS encoding amphi-Trp domain-containing protein, which yields MPEEQLFKTEARRTRTEIAEALVAAAEEIESGTVDLKDESERQRVALPERPLFEVELERLTDSETGEMRYELEYEIRWTEAGAA from the coding sequence ATGCCCGAGGAACAACTGTTCAAAACGGAAGCCCGACGAACTCGTACCGAGATCGCCGAAGCGCTCGTCGCCGCGGCCGAGGAGATCGAGTCCGGAACCGTCGACCTCAAAGACGAAAGCGAGAGGCAGCGTGTGGCGCTCCCCGAACGGCCGCTGTTCGAGGTCGAACTCGAGCGCCTGACTGACTCGGAAACCGGCGAGATGCGGTACGAACTCGAATACGAGATCAGGTGGACAGAGGCGGGGGCGGCGTGA
- the gatE gene encoding Glu-tRNA(Gln) amidotransferase subunit GatE, whose amino-acid sequence MTHDYEDLGLVAGLEIHQQLDTASKLFCGCPTERREPEESVRSFTRYLHPTKSELGELDEAALEESRVDREFEYLSFDTTCLVEEDDEPPGRLDAEALETTLEIAALMDCTVVDSAHVMRKIVVDGSNTSGFQRSTLVATDGEIETEDGSVGIADMLLEEESAARIEEHDGGVTYGLDRLGIPLVEIGTKPDISSPEQAREAAERIGMLLRSTGKVKRGLGTIRQDVNVSIEEGARVEMKGVQSLDDIDDLVEGEVGRQVALLEIAAELQTRDAAVAEPTAVTEVFAETDSGVIAGAETVFAVRLDGFDGLVGREIQPDRRLGTELSDHAKRHGAGGIFHTDELPAYGVTEAEVAALREAVGAGSEDAVALVADDEATARRAIDAVADRAEIAIDGVPEETRGANENGTSRYLRPLPGAARMYPETDVPPVEPDPSDVEVPELLTEKVERYQTAFGLGSGLARQVAYGRHMPTFEMAIERGADPTTAASTLESTLTELRRDDVPVENLTEEHLLSVLELVEAGELANEGIGPVLTELAEDPRLSATEGIEAAGLAGVDREKVRETVVEVIERNEAQVREEGMAAFSGLMGECMGALRGKADGEVVSELLREEIGKRSD is encoded by the coding sequence ATGACCCACGACTACGAGGATCTGGGGCTCGTCGCCGGGTTGGAGATCCACCAACAGCTCGACACGGCGAGCAAGCTCTTCTGTGGCTGCCCGACCGAGCGACGTGAGCCCGAGGAATCGGTTCGATCCTTCACCCGCTATCTCCACCCGACGAAGTCCGAACTCGGGGAGCTCGACGAGGCCGCCCTCGAGGAGTCCCGCGTCGATCGGGAGTTCGAGTACCTCTCGTTCGACACCACGTGTCTCGTCGAGGAAGACGACGAGCCCCCGGGACGCCTCGATGCCGAGGCGCTGGAGACGACCCTCGAGATCGCGGCGCTCATGGACTGTACAGTCGTCGACAGCGCCCACGTGATGCGAAAGATCGTCGTCGACGGATCGAACACGTCCGGGTTTCAGCGCTCGACGCTCGTCGCCACCGACGGCGAGATCGAAACCGAGGACGGGTCGGTCGGCATCGCGGACATGCTGTTGGAGGAGGAGTCCGCGGCACGGATCGAAGAACACGACGGCGGAGTGACCTACGGGCTGGACCGCCTCGGTATCCCCCTCGTCGAGATCGGGACGAAACCCGACATCAGCTCGCCGGAACAGGCCCGCGAAGCGGCCGAGCGAATCGGCATGTTGCTCCGCTCGACGGGGAAGGTAAAGCGCGGGCTCGGCACCATCAGACAGGACGTGAACGTCTCGATCGAGGAGGGCGCGCGCGTCGAGATGAAGGGCGTTCAGAGCCTCGACGACATCGACGACCTCGTCGAGGGCGAGGTCGGACGACAGGTTGCGCTGCTCGAAATCGCAGCGGAGTTGCAGACTCGCGACGCGGCAGTCGCGGAACCGACGGCGGTCACGGAGGTCTTCGCGGAGACCGACAGCGGCGTCATCGCCGGGGCCGAAACCGTGTTCGCCGTCAGATTGGACGGCTTCGACGGACTCGTCGGTCGGGAGATACAGCCGGACCGCCGTCTCGGGACGGAACTGTCGGATCACGCCAAACGACACGGTGCGGGTGGCATCTTCCACACGGACGAACTGCCGGCCTACGGAGTCACGGAGGCCGAAGTCGCCGCCCTCCGGGAGGCCGTCGGGGCCGGCAGCGAGGACGCGGTCGCGCTCGTCGCGGACGACGAGGCCACGGCGAGGCGAGCGATCGACGCGGTCGCTGACCGGGCCGAAATCGCGATCGACGGCGTCCCCGAGGAGACGAGGGGGGCGAACGAGAACGGGACGTCCCGCTATCTCCGCCCGCTTCCCGGCGCGGCGCGGATGTATCCCGAGACTGACGTGCCGCCGGTCGAGCCGGACCCGTCGGACGTCGAGGTGCCGGAACTGCTCACGGAGAAGGTCGAACGCTATCAGACGGCCTTCGGACTCGGTTCGGGGCTCGCACGACAGGTCGCCTATGGCCGACACATGCCGACCTTCGAGATGGCTATCGAGCGCGGCGCCGATCCGACCACCGCCGCGAGCACGCTTGAATCGACGCTGACGGAGCTTCGACGCGACGACGTCCCGGTCGAGAACCTGACCGAGGAGCACCTCCTCTCGGTTCTGGAACTCGTCGAAGCGGGCGAGTTGGCCAACGAGGGTATCGGACCGGTCCTCACGGAACTCGCCGAGGACCCACGCCTCTCGGCAACGGAAGGGATCGAGGCTGCGGGCCTGGCCGGCGTCGACCGAGAGAAAGTCAGAGAGACCGTCGTCGAGGTCATAGAGCGGAACGAAGCGCAGGTCCGAGAGGAGGGGATGGCCGCGTTTTCGGGGCTCATGGGCGAGTGCATGGGCGCGCTCCGCGGCAAGGCCGACGGCGAGGTTGTCTCGGAGCTGTTGCGCGAGGAGATCGGCAAGCGATCCGACTGA
- a CDS encoding helix-turn-helix transcriptional regulator, producing MTKMTSPTQIGSEDSPHSITVSQLRAELNGTGQTDEPGTAASEIVSEVESSLFGSESFSFDETHVKSSLDELLLSLVALRTADTHGKQLLDDLAQEFDTILSPGTVYPRLHDLCDADVLEQRELVKTKEYTLHDAETARSNVAAAARQHLALGMVLRAALERGDFE from the coding sequence ATGACGAAGATGACGTCACCAACCCAGATCGGCTCCGAGGACAGCCCCCACTCGATCACCGTTTCGCAGCTCCGCGCGGAACTGAACGGGACCGGACAGACGGACGAACCCGGCACGGCGGCCTCGGAGATCGTTTCCGAGGTCGAATCGTCGCTTTTCGGCTCGGAGTCGTTCTCGTTCGACGAGACGCACGTCAAATCCTCGCTCGACGAACTGCTCCTCTCGCTAGTCGCGCTCCGAACGGCCGACACGCACGGCAAGCAGCTGCTCGACGACCTCGCACAGGAGTTCGACACGATCCTCAGTCCGGGGACGGTCTACCCGCGACTTCACGACCTCTGTGACGCCGACGTGCTGGAACAGCGCGAACTCGTCAAGACGAAGGAGTACACGCTCCACGACGCCGAGACCGCGCGATCGAACGTCGCCGCGGCTGCCCGACAGCACCTCGCGTTGGGGATGGTCCTCCGCGCCGCCCTCGAACGCGGCGATTTCGAGTAG